A single window of Hyphomicrobiales bacterium DNA harbors:
- a CDS encoding Cytochrome c oxidase subunit I+III produces the protein MSDKAGKTNPIRLHRELAAIWDTPPGIGHLSAVNHSILGKRFIIAAFVFFAIGGLLAMLIRVQLATSSTAFVGPELYGQIFTMHGTVMMFLFAIPMFEGLAMYLLPKLLGARDLAFPRLSAYGFWCYVFGGSILIVAMLAGVAPAGGWFMYTPLSSSTYTPGINADVWLLGITFVEISALSAAIEIVVSILKLRAPGMSLERMPIMAWYLLITALMMLFGFPPLILGSILLELERAFDLPFFDPTRGGDPLLWQHLFWLFGHPEVYIIFLPAAGAVSMMIPTFARHELVGYRAVVVAVVAVAFLSFGLWVHHMFTVGIPHLALAFFSAASGLVAVPTVVQIFAWIATLAQGRRVRLGVPMLYLGGFLFVFVLGGLTGVMLAMVPFNWQAHDTHFVVAHMHYVLVGGFIFPMMAAAYYWLPHFTGRVSDHRLSVPAFWLIFAGFNLTFFLMHLTGLRGMPRRIDVYPAGIGWDWLNLLSSVGGFVMTAGFALFVVDLFVQVRFGKRFRRNPWGARTAEWAMPTPAPSYAFASLPEISARADRLDPDALGAELAGGRGYLGFARNGWMETLGVDMTTGRPEQVVVLPRQTYKPLASGLATGGFVLCLLFKLYWLALLLLALTVVSLLAWTRGMGAKWDTGTLAIGNGLSLQPHWETERPPSWWAMVFVCAGDATLFSSLLFGALFLSLIAPGWPPAIVAAPGTLPTLVAVALIVAAAFSSRRAVSALHAGQPPQAWLAVNGAAQLLALGTFFVMAAQVPAPTAHAHQATVFVLLVYAGIRAGIGAIFALHGLLRWHGGYLSARRSLDLRIARIWHDYAAAAGIVALGMAALTAQFACCLKATS, from the coding sequence ATGAGCGACAAGGCGGGCAAGACCAACCCGATTCGGCTGCATCGGGAACTAGCCGCGATCTGGGACACTCCACCGGGTATAGGCCACCTGTCGGCCGTCAACCACTCCATCCTCGGCAAGCGCTTCATCATCGCGGCCTTCGTCTTCTTCGCCATCGGCGGCCTTTTGGCGATGCTGATCCGCGTCCAGCTCGCGACCTCCTCCACCGCCTTCGTCGGGCCGGAACTCTATGGCCAGATCTTCACCATGCATGGCACGGTGATGATGTTCCTATTCGCCATCCCGATGTTCGAGGGCCTGGCGATGTACCTGCTGCCAAAGCTGCTCGGCGCGCGCGACCTCGCGTTTCCACGCCTCTCGGCCTACGGCTTCTGGTGCTACGTCTTCGGCGGATCAATCTTGATCGTCGCCATGCTGGCCGGAGTCGCGCCCGCCGGCGGCTGGTTCATGTATACGCCGCTGTCCTCGTCCACCTACACGCCCGGCATCAACGCCGATGTCTGGCTGCTCGGCATCACCTTCGTCGAGATCTCGGCCCTGTCGGCGGCGATCGAGATTGTCGTGTCGATCCTCAAGCTGCGCGCGCCGGGCATGAGCCTCGAGCGCATGCCGATCATGGCCTGGTATCTGCTCATTACGGCGCTGATGATGCTGTTCGGCTTTCCGCCATTGATCCTCGGCTCGATCCTGCTCGAGCTGGAGCGCGCCTTCGACCTGCCCTTCTTCGACCCGACGCGCGGCGGCGACCCGTTGTTGTGGCAGCATCTTTTCTGGCTGTTCGGCCATCCGGAAGTCTACATCATCTTCCTGCCAGCGGCGGGTGCGGTGTCGATGATGATCCCGACCTTCGCGCGTCATGAACTCGTCGGCTACCGCGCCGTCGTCGTCGCGGTGGTGGCGGTGGCATTCCTCTCCTTCGGCTTGTGGGTGCATCACATGTTCACGGTGGGCATCCCACATCTGGCGCTTGCCTTCTTCTCGGCGGCGAGCGGGCTGGTGGCGGTACCGACGGTGGTACAGATCTTCGCCTGGATCGCGACGCTGGCGCAGGGCCGCAGGGTGCGCCTCGGCGTGCCCATGCTTTATCTCGGCGGCTTCCTGTTCGTCTTCGTCCTTGGCGGGCTCACCGGCGTGATGCTGGCGATGGTGCCATTCAACTGGCAGGCGCATGACACGCATTTCGTCGTCGCGCATATGCATTATGTGCTGGTGGGCGGATTCATTTTTCCGATGATGGCGGCCGCCTATTACTGGCTGCCGCATTTCACCGGCAGGGTCAGCGACCATCGCCTGTCGGTGCCGGCCTTCTGGCTGATCTTCGCCGGCTTCAACCTGACCTTCTTTCTGATGCACCTGACGGGGCTGCGCGGCATGCCGCGCCGCATCGATGTCTATCCGGCCGGGATCGGCTGGGACTGGCTCAACCTGCTGTCCTCGGTCGGCGGCTTCGTCATGACAGCTGGTTTTGCACTGTTCGTGGTCGATCTGTTCGTCCAGGTGCGGTTCGGCAAGCGATTTCGCCGCAACCCGTGGGGCGCTCGCACCGCTGAATGGGCGATGCCAACGCCGGCGCCGTCCTACGCCTTCGCTTCGCTGCCGGAAATATCCGCCCGGGCAGACCGGCTCGACCCTGATGCGCTCGGAGCGGAGCTTGCCGGCGGGCGCGGCTATCTCGGCTTCGCGCGCAATGGCTGGATGGAGACGCTCGGTGTCGACATGACGACCGGCCGGCCTGAGCAGGTGGTCGTCCTGCCGCGCCAGACCTACAAGCCGCTCGCCAGCGGTCTTGCCACCGGCGGCTTCGTGCTGTGCCTGTTGTTCAAGCTCTACTGGCTGGCGCTTCTGTTGCTGGCGTTGACCGTCGTCTCGCTGCTGGCGTGGACACGCGGCATGGGCGCCAAATGGGACACCGGCACGCTTGCGATCGGCAATGGCCTCTCCCTGCAGCCGCATTGGGAGACCGAGCGGCCGCCATCTTGGTGGGCGATGGTGTTTGTTTGCGCCGGTGATGCCACCTTGTTCTCTTCCCTGCTGTTCGGCGCGCTGTTTCTGTCGCTGATCGCGCCTGGCTGGCCGCCGGCGATCGTTGCCGCACCCGGCACCCTCCCCACCTTGGTGGCGGTGGCGCTTATTGTCGCCGCCGCCTTCTCGTCCCGCCGCGCGGTCTCCGCGCTGCATGCCGGGCAGCCGCCGCAGGCATGGCTTGCCGTCAACGGCGCGGCGCAACTGCTGGCGCTGGGAACCTTCTTTGTCATGGCGGCCCAGGTTCCCGCGCCGACCGCGCATGCGCATCAGGCGACGGTATTCGTGCTGCTTGTCTATGCCGGCATTCGCGCGGGAATAGGCGCGATATTCGCGCTGCACGGCCTTCTGCGCTGGCATGGCGGCTACCTGTCGGCGCGGCGCAGCCTCGATCTGCGCATAGCCCGCATCTGGCACGATTACGCCGCCGCCGCCGGCATCGTTGCGCTCGGGATGGCCGCGCTGACGGCGCAGTTTGCCTGCTGCCTCAAGGCCACATCATGA
- a CDS encoding conserved membrane hypothetical protein (Evidence 4 : Unknown function but conserved in other organisms) — MSGRALLMLGACFTVWAVAFVLLYAMLSVGCRFGWESVEIVAGISLQRAQLVAIFLLHLAACVALTLGICEPKRSSFLRTTARWGAMAATGAIAFVFLPVFALSTCD, encoded by the coding sequence ATGAGCGGGCGCGCGCTACTGATGCTTGGGGCTTGCTTCACCGTGTGGGCGGTGGCGTTCGTCCTGCTCTATGCGATGTTGTCGGTCGGCTGCCGTTTCGGCTGGGAGAGCGTCGAGATCGTCGCCGGCATTTCGCTTCAGCGCGCGCAGCTCGTTGCCATTTTTCTCCTTCATCTTGCCGCCTGCGTCGCCCTCACGCTGGGGATCTGTGAACCGAAGCGGAGTTCCTTCTTGCGCACCACCGCGCGATGGGGGGCAATGGCCGCGACGGGCGCCATCGCTTTCGTGTTTCTGCCCGTCTTTGCCCTCTCGACATGCGATTGA
- a CDS encoding hypothetical protein (Evidence 5 : Unknown function), producing MLIASLALIAYSPIAPDYWQDQALITVSRVMRAQKLFDTVLIANRGEIALRIQRT from the coding sequence TTGTTGATCGCCTCGCTGGCGCTGATCGCGTATAGCCCGATCGCTCCAGACTACTGGCAGGATCAGGCCTTGATAACTGTGAGCCGAGTGATGCGAGCCCAAAAATTGTTCGACACAGTTCTGATCGCCAATCGCGGGGAGATCGCCCTTCGCATTCAGCGCACCTGA
- a CDS encoding hypothetical protein (Evidence 5 : Unknown function) yields the protein MGLKTVVIHSEADRDARYVRLADQALCIGPAPAGRTYLNPAAILLAAEVSGAGAFHPGYGFLSENATFADKVAAAGLTFIGPTAEFLYEDNAFFFIEMNTRVQVEHPVDYYEFRQLIDQSFTADERRAALDFDPSSETDIFTLVAGAQVLWRWLIDQPEDADVVEVLTRFDIAIDRIYAAPLRYSWDLPLKLSFLAFKGLLIPEVEARDIAMVRGLASEIINTNIGVNIGEVMSPTLH from the coding sequence TTGGGGCTGAAGACCGTTGTGATCCACTCCGAGGCGGACAGGGACGCGCGCTATGTGCGACTGGCGGATCAGGCGCTCTGCATCGGCCCGGCACCGGCCGGCAGGACCTATCTCAATCCTGCAGCGATCCTGCTCGCCGCCGAGGTCAGCGGCGCCGGGGCCTTCCATCCCGGATACGGTTTCCTGTCGGAGAATGCCACCTTCGCGGACAAGGTGGCTGCGGCGGGGCTGACATTCATCGGCCCAACAGCCGAGTTTCTTTATGAGGACAATGCGTTCTTCTTCATCGAGATGAACACACGCGTGCAGGTTGAGCACCCCGTGGACTATTACGAATTCCGGCAGCTCATCGACCAGTCATTCACCGCAGATGAGCGCCGGGCTGCGCTCGACTTCGACCCGTCGTCAGAAACCGACATCTTCACCCTTGTCGCGGGCGCGCAAGTGCTCTGGCGGTGGCTGATCGATCAGCCGGAAGATGCCGATGTGGTGGAGGTGCTGACGCGGTTCGACATCGCCATTGATCGGATCTACGCAGCTCCGTTGCGCTATTCGTGGGATCTCCCCTTGAAGCTATCTTTTCTCGCCTTCAAGGGGCTCCTTATCCCGGAGGTGGAGGCGCGGGACATTGCCATGGTGCGCGGCCTCGCTTCGGAGATCATCAACACCAACATCGGCGTCAATATCGGTGAGGTGATGTCGCCCACGCTTCACTGA
- a CDS encoding putative nucleotide-binding protein with TIR-like domain (Evidence 3 : Putative function from multiple computational evidences), whose product MNDPGVLEQMTEALFELQGARIRGFHRPIKKLSNPIHHPDLEPTTKALSEKVDFDAFIKKSRDARTGSHIADGRLDWPDDDAEQLGLFIKIVDKLSESERYTIEFAREFFYSSSGDQMSHIYSMTSDLMIPFVKDYQRYVVRNGQPVRGLVLPGSNKVFVVNGHDEGARESVARFIDKLGLEAVILAEQVDQGRTVIQKFEDNASEVGFAVVLITPDDIGGSVSNDEQSRRARQNVLFELGYFRGCLGKGKVCLVRKGDVEIPSDLAGVLYTEMDMGGGWKTKLAKEIDAAGLPIKSDWFRG is encoded by the coding sequence ATGAATGATCCGGGCGTCCTTGAGCAGATGACTGAAGCTCTTTTTGAGCTACAAGGCGCGAGAATTAGGGGGTTTCATCGACCGATTAAAAAATTATCGAACCCGATTCATCACCCAGACCTTGAGCCTACGACCAAGGCGCTATCCGAGAAGGTGGATTTCGATGCGTTTATTAAAAAAAGCCGCGACGCTAGAACAGGAAGTCACATCGCCGATGGCAGACTAGATTGGCCAGATGATGATGCCGAGCAGCTAGGATTGTTTATAAAAATAGTCGATAAGCTCTCGGAGAGTGAGAGATACACAATCGAATTTGCCCGTGAGTTCTTCTATTCGAGCTCAGGCGACCAGATGAGTCATATTTATTCTATGACCAGCGATTTGATGATCCCATTTGTCAAAGACTACCAACGTTACGTGGTGAGAAATGGACAGCCCGTCCGAGGCCTAGTTTTACCCGGATCCAACAAGGTTTTTGTCGTGAACGGGCATGATGAAGGCGCCCGCGAGAGCGTTGCGCGCTTCATTGATAAGCTTGGACTGGAGGCCGTTATTCTGGCGGAGCAAGTAGATCAAGGCCGCACCGTTATCCAGAAATTTGAGGACAACGCTAGCGAAGTGGGCTTTGCAGTCGTGCTCATAACGCCGGATGATATCGGTGGCAGCGTCAGCAATGACGAGCAGTCCAGGCGAGCTCGACAAAATGTGCTGTTCGAACTCGGCTATTTTCGTGGATGCCTAGGTAAGGGCAAGGTCTGCCTGGTCCGGAAGGGCGATGTCGAAATCCCATCCGATCTGGCTGGCGTTCTCTACACGGAAATGGATATGGGCGGTGGATGGAAGACGAAGCTCGCCAAAGAGATTGATGCGGCTGGCTTGCCGATCAAGAGTGACTGGTTCCGGGGGTGA
- a CDS encoding conserved hypothetical protein (Evidence 4 : Unknown function but conserved in other organisms): MIKVKTTITGGLDDLPKVFEALDGDRGVVSFDPSDPASIEQAIRSVEATIDERLAPFTANDFAVSLGNQMKQRYRDGIVAQAAAARLGKAVDNE, encoded by the coding sequence ATGATAAAAGTGAAAACGACGATCACAGGGGGATTGGATGATCTCCCCAAGGTGTTCGAGGCGCTTGACGGCGATCGAGGAGTGGTGAGCTTCGATCCCAGCGATCCAGCGAGCATCGAGCAGGCGATCCGCTCAGTCGAGGCGACAATCGATGAACGCTTGGCCCCATTTACGGCCAACGACTTTGCGGTTTCACTCGGCAATCAAATGAAGCAACGCTATCGCGATGGCATCGTCGCTCAGGCCGCAGCTGCTCGGTTGGGAAAGGCAGTCGACAATGAATGA
- a CDS encoding hypothetical protein (Evidence 5 : Unknown function), which produces MMSCGPWRNAETTTTRPGPSSISPISKPPQDDKPSSAPWKSGGLLSGISIRSVGASSRWFSDEKTSRQPSTASPMDWFPLSMRTRASMTAGAVRSSNSHDLDVPRPETFFADSGGFLTALASHGFTHAGKAALHVVQDGLGRRGRLTTGPQFPDEITLPGTARLGLFYVVC; this is translated from the coding sequence GTGATGTCCTGCGGGCCTTGGCGGAACGCGGAGACGACCACGACGCGCCCCGGACCATCGAGCATTTCGCCTATTTCAAAACCGCCGCAGGACGACAAGCCTTCATCAGCGCCGTGGAAAAGCGGGGGTTTGCTGTCAGGGATATCGATCCGGAGCGTCGGGGCGAGTTCCCGCTGGTTTTCAGACGAGAAGACAAGCCGGCAGCCATCGACAGCATCACCGATGGATTGGTTCCCCTTATCGATGAGAACCAGGGCGTCTATGACGGCTGGGGCTGTGAGGTCGTCAAATAGTCACGACCTGGACGTGCCGCGACCGGAGACCTTTTTCGCTGACTCAGGCGGGTTTCTGACCGCCTTGGCAAGCCACGGCTTCACGCACGCGGGCAAGGCAGCTTTGCATGTTGTCCAGGATGGCCTCGGCCGTCGCGGTCGGCTGACCACTGGCCCGCAATTCCCTGATGAAATCACGTTGCCGGGCACAGCGCGTCTCGGCTTGTTTTACGTGGTCTGCTGA
- a CDS encoding hypothetical protein (Evidence 5 : Unknown function), translating to MRMPTPYDLSSNEEFQDIKQIGDATVAAVEDDGAATYWRVLYPSAAAQQRMSNRDVLRALAERGDDHDAPRTIEHFAYFKTAAGRQAFISAVEKRGFAVRDIDPERRGEFPLVFRREDKPAAIDSITDGLVPLIDENQGVYDGWGCEVVK from the coding sequence ATGCGAATGCCGACGCCGTACGACCTCTCGAGCAACGAGGAATTCCAGGATATCAAGCAGATTGGCGACGCTACCGTGGCGGCGGTCGAGGACGATGGGGCCGCTACATATTGGCGCGTGCTCTATCCCTCGGCTGCCGCTCAACAGCGCATGAGCAATCGTGATGTCCTGCGGGCCTTGGCGGAACGCGGAGACGACCACGACGCGCCCCGGACCATCGAGCATTTCGCCTATTTCAAAACCGCCGCAGGACGACAAGCCTTCATCAGCGCCGTGGAAAAGCGGGGGTTTGCTGTCAGGGATATCGATCCGGAGCGTCGGGGCGAGTTCCCGCTGGTTTTCAGACGAGAAGACAAGCCGGCAGCCATCGACAGCATCACCGATGGATTGGTTCCCCTTATCGATGAGAACCAGGGCGTCTATGACGGCTGGGGCTGTGAGGTCGTCAAATAG
- a CDS encoding conserved hypothetical protein (Evidence 4 : Unknown function but conserved in other organisms), producing the protein MCSPRWVHDRVQDTLTRRRAFLGRAPEPNGHAWWVSLYPTMTETAFINAWAATAEAKALNPWLDSPTLTNAHIFIASLYVHLYNRIPDAAGQTFWANELQANGIAPVLLTLLGVGGTDGAVLANRTTVGVYFAEKFLAAGAAPAFSWQQSILNSVDQTSASVTAAKAQIDTWVAAAPLETTLGTFAQVLARAKTYTITGLPSFMIYDLAGEMLAASNPTGNVVGFVHNGAKLSLVPLYFTATAITELGPASAQTVASVFADGPIARVTLDGQPVICINVNGDATFSLTSDFVLTGLGAATFTDFVLA; encoded by the coding sequence ATGTGCTCGCCAAGGTGGGTTCATGACCGAGTTCAGGACACACTGACGCGCAGGCGGGCCTTCCTCGGGCGGGCGCCGGAGCCGAACGGCCATGCCTGGTGGGTCTCCCTCTATCCCACCATGACCGAAACCGCCTTCATCAATGCCTGGGCGGCCACGGCCGAGGCCAAGGCCCTCAATCCCTGGCTCGACAGCCCGACCCTCACCAACGCCCATATCTTCATCGCCTCCCTCTATGTCCATCTCTACAACCGCATCCCCGATGCGGCCGGCCAGACCTTCTGGGCCAATGAGCTGCAGGCCAATGGCATCGCCCCGGTCCTCCTGACGCTCCTTGGGGTCGGCGGAACGGATGGCGCTGTGCTTGCTAACCGCACCACGGTCGGCGTCTATTTCGCCGAGAAGTTCCTGGCCGCCGGCGCCGCCCCCGCCTTCTCCTGGCAGCAGTCGATCCTCAACAGCGTCGACCAGACCTCCGCCTCGGTCACCGCCGCCAAGGCCCAGATCGACACCTGGGTGGCGGCCGCGCCGCTCGAAACGACGCTTGGCACTTTTGCGCAGGTCCTCGCCCGGGCGAAGACCTACACCATCACCGGTCTCCCCAGCTTCATGATCTATGACCTCGCCGGCGAGATGCTGGCGGCCTCCAACCCGACCGGCAATGTCGTCGGCTTCGTCCACAACGGCGCCAAGCTCAGCCTCGTGCCGCTCTATTTCACCGCCACCGCGATCACCGAACTCGGCCCCGCCTCCGCCCAGACGGTCGCCAGCGTCTTCGCCGACGGCCCGATCGCCCGCGTCACCCTCGACGGACAGCCGGTCATCTGCATCAACGTCAACGGCGACGCCACCTTCTCCCTCACATCAGACTTCGTCCTCACCGGGCTTGGCGCCGCCACCTTCACGGATTTCGTGCTGGCGTGA
- a CDS encoding ABC-type spermidine/putrescine transport system permease subunit II, translating to MIRAASLLRASLASALLVVFAFLLFGPLANLALWSVAERWYTPYKLPVVYGTRYWEQVFRPTGDAMASLGTSIWIAVLTVLIALALSVPAGYALGRLKLPMRALFMIIFLLPQAFPSVAIYINVARIFYDLGINGTVLGVVLVHTAHGLVYSVWIAAAAFAAVDKDLELAARNIGASALRTFFTITLPLAAPGIIASGIFVFLESLDEFTGTFFVGVPQVITLPLLLYNAAMGGNYQVASITALILLVPSVLFMLFIERFLRADVLAKVGS from the coding sequence GTGATCCGCGCCGCATCCTTGCTGCGCGCGTCCCTGGCCAGCGCGCTCCTCGTCGTCTTCGCCTTCCTGCTGTTCGGTCCTCTGGCCAATCTGGCGCTGTGGTCGGTGGCTGAGCGCTGGTACACGCCCTATAAGCTGCCGGTCGTCTACGGCACCCGCTATTGGGAGCAGGTCTTTCGCCCGACGGGGGATGCCATGGCGTCGCTCGGGACGTCGATCTGGATTGCAGTCCTGACGGTCCTGATCGCGCTGGCGTTGTCGGTGCCGGCCGGCTACGCCTTGGGGCGTCTGAAGCTGCCGATGCGCGCCCTGTTCATGATCATCTTCCTCCTGCCCCAGGCGTTTCCGTCGGTCGCGATCTACATCAACGTGGCGCGCATCTTCTACGATCTCGGGATCAACGGCACGGTGCTCGGTGTCGTGCTGGTGCATACCGCACACGGTCTCGTCTATTCCGTGTGGATCGCGGCGGCCGCCTTCGCTGCCGTCGACAAGGATCTGGAACTCGCCGCCCGCAACATCGGCGCCTCCGCCCTGCGGACCTTCTTCACAATCACGCTTCCGCTCGCGGCGCCTGGCATTATCGCCAGCGGCATCTTCGTCTTCCTGGAATCGCTCGACGAATTCACCGGCACGTTCTTCGTCGGTGTGCCGCAGGTTATCACGCTGCCCCTGCTGCTCTACAACGCGGCCATGGGCGGCAACTATCAGGTCGCCTCGATCACGGCGCTGATCCTCCTAGTGCCGTCCGTGCTTTTCATGCTGTTCATCGAGCGCTTCCTGCGCGCCGATGTGCTCGCCAAGGTGGGTTCATGA
- a CDS encoding ABC-type sugar transport system permease subunit — MSLSQRQLALLLIAPGLALVAALFLYPLCFSLISAFSGPDGGFSLQAFAKAYELYSSDILFTIVIVVSSCVLTALAAVAIAGTLTLGENPWIVGTLRALYRWPLFIPFIVAAQCMRTFLAKNGLMNNTFVSLGLMEPLQAVSFLDWRGIIATFVWKQTPFVALLLAGALAALDRATLEAGRNLGASRLRVLVELALPQVLPTLLVALVLSFVTMLSVLSVPMMVAGSQPTMLTVDMAFRINAYGDYATANALGVITYLISAGAAILYLRHGMTKENAP; from the coding sequence ATGAGCCTGTCCCAACGTCAGCTTGCCTTGCTGCTGATCGCGCCCGGTCTTGCACTCGTGGCCGCACTTTTTCTCTATCCGCTGTGCTTCTCCCTCATCTCGGCATTCAGCGGCCCGGATGGCGGCTTTTCGCTGCAGGCTTTCGCAAAAGCTTATGAACTCTATTCCAGCGACATCCTCTTCACGATCGTCATCGTGGTCTCGTCCTGTGTCCTGACGGCGCTTGCGGCGGTCGCCATCGCGGGCACGCTCACGCTCGGCGAGAATCCCTGGATCGTCGGCACGCTCCGGGCCCTCTACCGCTGGCCACTGTTCATCCCGTTCATCGTCGCCGCGCAATGCATGCGCACCTTCCTTGCGAAGAACGGGCTGATGAACAACACGTTCGTCTCTTTGGGCCTGATGGAGCCCCTGCAAGCCGTCAGCTTTCTCGACTGGCGCGGCATCATCGCGACCTTCGTGTGGAAGCAGACGCCGTTCGTCGCGCTGCTTCTGGCCGGGGCGCTGGCTGCGCTCGACCGGGCAACCCTGGAGGCCGGACGCAATCTCGGCGCCTCGCGGCTCCGGGTGCTGGTCGAACTCGCCCTGCCTCAGGTCCTGCCGACGCTGCTCGTCGCGCTCGTCCTGTCTTTCGTCACCATGCTCTCGGTGCTCTCCGTCCCGATGATGGTGGCGGGCTCGCAACCCACCATGCTGACGGTCGACATGGCTTTCCGGATCAACGCCTATGGCGACTATGCCACCGCCAATGCGCTGGGCGTCATCACCTATCTCATCAGCGCCGGCGCCGCGATCCTCTATCTCAGGCACGGCATGACGAAGGAGAACGCGCCGTGA
- a CDS encoding ABC-type uncharacterized transport system YnjBCD substrate-binding protein, protein MRILTIACSLAALAAASPVHAQTLNVASAGDQNMVDYVKDYLGPLFEKSHPGVKVVSVGTGPGDAGSQKIYEKLDAQKGASASDFDVVVIHQKAAGAMVKEGLLAKYTDKVDTAKLVSSETAKNALGSDVSGYVMPMFQSQTALAYNADMLKTPPNNFVELREWVTKNPKQFGYNGIKGGMSGVAFVAGWVYAFGGDAGKLMTGPYDPAEKAKWDKAFTELKDFNKNVVITPGNAGTLDMLNRGEIAMGPVWVDMFYSWQADGKLPPNMKLKLAAPGMPGQPMYYAVPEKSAQQKLASEFIALATSPQVQADGIVKKFNWYPGIDAKNLEGKLDKAAWDKLFTDITPADLSTNAKPFPIAPYFNDILEGYEKKVAN, encoded by the coding sequence ATGCGCATCCTCACCATCGCCTGTTCACTGGCGGCGCTTGCCGCAGCATCCCCCGTCCACGCGCAGACCCTCAACGTCGCCTCCGCGGGCGACCAGAACATGGTCGACTACGTGAAGGACTATCTCGGACCCCTGTTCGAGAAGAGCCATCCCGGCGTGAAAGTCGTTTCCGTCGGCACTGGTCCAGGCGATGCCGGCTCGCAGAAGATCTACGAGAAGCTGGATGCCCAGAAGGGAGCCAGCGCCAGTGACTTCGACGTGGTCGTGATTCACCAGAAGGCGGCGGGCGCCATGGTGAAGGAGGGGCTCCTCGCGAAATACACGGACAAGGTGGATACCGCCAAGCTGGTGTCCAGCGAGACCGCCAAGAACGCGCTTGGTTCGGATGTGTCGGGCTATGTCATGCCGATGTTCCAGTCCCAGACGGCGCTCGCCTACAATGCCGATATGCTCAAGACACCGCCGAACAATTTCGTTGAGCTTAGGGAGTGGGTGACGAAGAACCCCAAGCAGTTCGGCTACAATGGCATCAAGGGCGGCATGTCGGGCGTCGCCTTCGTGGCCGGCTGGGTCTATGCCTTCGGCGGCGATGCCGGAAAATTGATGACGGGGCCCTATGACCCGGCCGAAAAGGCCAAGTGGGACAAGGCCTTCACTGAACTCAAGGACTTCAACAAGAACGTCGTTATCACCCCCGGCAACGCCGGCACGCTCGACATGCTCAACCGCGGCGAAATCGCCATGGGTCCGGTGTGGGTCGACATGTTCTATTCCTGGCAGGCTGACGGCAAGCTGCCGCCGAACATGAAGCTCAAGCTGGCAGCGCCCGGCATGCCCGGCCAGCCGATGTATTACGCGGTCCCCGAGAAGTCGGCGCAGCAGAAGCTCGCCAGCGAGTTCATCGCGCTCGCCACGAGCCCACAGGTCCAGGCGGACGGTATCGTCAAGAAGTTCAACTGGTACCCGGGCATCGACGCCAAGAACCTTGAGGGCAAGCTCGACAAGGCCGCCTGGGACAAGCTTTTCACCGATATCACCCCGGCTGATCTCTCGACGAACGCCAAGCCCTTCCCGATCGCGCCCTACTTCAACGACATTCTGGAAGGCTACGAGAAGAAGGTCGCGAACTGA